The segment GGTTGGGCAGCAAGCGGAGCACGCCGGCCGGATACTCAGAGGCCGGCCGTAGAGATGCCCCCACAGATGCCCCTCAATTGTGTTGAAACGATCCATTCCCAAACGACAGACTCCTGGAATCATTGAGCAGAAACAACGAACTGGATGCCGTTCCCTCGTGGTCAACTCGCATTCCTCTGAGAGTTTACTGTTCAAGAGTGTCCGGAATTGGGACGTGCGGGTCCCGGATGCGGACAGGGATGGGTCCAGGCAGTTGGTCTTGAATCCCGTATTCCTCTGTTTCACAAAGAGTTAATACATTGATACCGATGGCAATGCGATTGCAGTAAGTCATCTGAGCCGAACTGCATAGCCTGACCCCATAACCTTAAGGGAAGTGACCGTGCTTAGAGCGGAAAGACTCACCAAGCGATACCGCGGCATCCCGGTAGTTGACCAGGTCACATTTGAGGTGAAGCCCGGGGAAGTCGTTGGGTATTTGGGACCGAACGGCTCGGGCAAAAGCACTACGGTGAAGATGCTGACCACTCTGCTGGAACCGTCTCAAGGACAGATCTTTTTCAATGGCCAGCCAATCCAAGTTGACCTTCACGGATTCAAGAAACGCTTGGGCTATGTTCCCGAGGAGTCCCATCTCTATCCCTATTTGACGGGAACTGAATACTTGCAGTTGGTCGGTCGACTGCGCTCCATACCGGAAAGGTTGCTAAACGAAAAAATCGACGCATTTCTACGGTTGTTTTTGCTCCACCCCTTCCGCCACTCTGCTATTTCGGCTTACTCCAATGGAATGCGACGAAAGATCTTGATCTCTGCTGCTTTGCTCCACAACCCTGACATTGTCATATTCGATGAGCCGGATTCCGGGCTGGACATCGGGTCGGGTTTAGTTCTGAGGAGCCTTGTCCAGACGTTGGCTGAGGAAAACAAGATCGTCCTTTACTGTTCTCATCTCCTCGATGTCGTCGAGAAGCTTTGCTCGAAAGTCGCGATTCTCTACCGGGGAAGGATTGTTGCGAATGACTCGATCGACCACTTGAGAACCTTGATGCGAAGACCCTCACTCGAGGACGTGTTCACCGAGCTGGTGCGCCAAGAGGACCCATGCCATGTGGCGCGCGACATTGTGAACGTCATGAAATACTGATGCGATCATGGGCTCTTCTGGAAATTTACGGGGTCCGGAAAGACGGGGGCCCGTTTTTCTACTCACCCGCCACTTCTTCAGACAGTTTTTTCATAATGACCTGCTCGCTCCACAAACCGGGACGGAAATAACTCTGACGCATGTCCTGGCTCTCCTGATG is part of the Acidobacteriota bacterium genome and harbors:
- a CDS encoding ABC transporter ATP-binding protein, whose product is MLRAERLTKRYRGIPVVDQVTFEVKPGEVVGYLGPNGSGKSTTVKMLTTLLEPSQGQIFFNGQPIQVDLHGFKKRLGYVPEESHLYPYLTGTEYLQLVGRLRSIPERLLNEKIDAFLRLFLLHPFRHSAISAYSNGMRRKILISAALLHNPDIVIFDEPDSGLDIGSGLVLRSLVQTLAEENKIVLYCSHLLDVVEKLCSKVAILYRGRIVANDSIDHLRTLMRRPSLEDVFTELVRQEDPCHVARDIVNVMKY